GTTAAGGATGAACTTGCAACTGTGACAAAAAAGACCAgggcccagttgcgagtcaaggatggACTTCCAACTGGGACAAAAAAGCTCGCGCTCGAGTTGCGAGTtcttggtggacttgcaactagtacAAAAAAAATGTTAGGCCCAGTTGCGAGCCGATGGTGGACTTATAACTGGGACATAAAAAGGTCAGGCCCCCatttgcgagtcaagggtggacttgcaacgggACAAAAAAAGGTTgagcccagttgcaagtcaacggTAGACTTGCAATTGGGACAATATGTTGACCTAGTTGCGAGTCAAGATTAGACTATCAACCAGGAAAAAATGTCGAGtctagttgtgagtcgatggtggacttgTAACGAGGACAAAAAAAAACTCAAGCCCCGGTTGCAAGTCGAGGGTCAACATGCAATTGAGACTAAAAAAGATCAGGCTCTAGTTGCGAGTTGAAGGTGAACTTGCAACTAGCGAAAAAAAAGTTGGGCCTCAGTTACAAGTCGAGGGTAGACTTAAAATTGGGACAAAAAACTTTCCGGCTACAGTTGCGATTCGAGGATGGACTTGCAAGGTAGACAAAAAAAATGTTAAAGtccagttgcaagtcgagggtgggATTGCAACTACGACAAAAGGTCAGGCCCGAATTGCAAATTGAGGATAGACTTGCAACTTAGAAAAAAAAGACAACCCACGTTTGGTGGTGGACAGTCAACTAACAACGATGAAAACAATCATAAGTTTAAaagaatttgaaaataaaaaataacAAATCATGAATTAAAAAAGTTAACAAATTTGGAAGAAATaaataaagaagaagaaaaaggcaaaagaaacaaaaacgaaaaatgaaaaaaatcacTTGTAGCCACAACAGCCAAGGAGGCATGCACGAGGAACAAAATCAAATGGATCAACAGCGGCCTACTGCCACGACGGGCGCCCCGCAAGTAATGCGTACACGAAAAGGATCAgccaataaaaaataaataaagaatactAATCTTGATGTCTAAATCATGTGACTAAAAAAGTAGATGTGAGatactatttcacatctagatgtgaaatatcaAATCTGAAAAAAAATAGGTACAAACATTGCATTAGTCCTTTTTTACAATTGGAAGGTTCAGGCCAGTAAGTTGCCCGCCGTAGTCCCAGTCAAATAAGATTATGTTTAATAAAAGGATTGCTTTCAACCACGTCATCTATGAATTTGTCAAATCTCGACATTCTAGAGCACCAAGGTCATCACCTAACCATACTGGCTCCCATTCTCATTCGGTATTACTGTATAAGAACAAAACAAACATTGATACAATTTTATTAAATTTGCATACATTTTGCAATCTTAAGGCCAATTTACGATTTGGTCAAATAAGATTATGTTTAATAAAAGGACTGCTTTCAACCACGCCATCTTTGAATTTGTCGAATCTCAACATTTTAAAGCACAAGGTCATCATCTAACCATACTGGTTCCCTTCTTATTTGGTATTACCATATAAGAATAAAACAAAACAAGAGTGGCGTTTTGGCACACGGGAGCGCACGCTCCTGATTTTTAAAATGTGTGTTTTAGATGTATTTTGAAATGTCAAAAATTCCAAACAAAAATTTGACATGTACATCTCGATATTGCACATGCTCACAAAGTCGTTTCGTAAAATACCGAAAAGTTATGTGTTGCATGTGAAAAAGACAAAATTCAGTATTAAAAGGTGCTTTTCacaagtcatatttttgttctttttacacaagccacaaaatatGTCGATTTTCTCTGAAATTTGACGTGTGCACACATAATGTCGAGATGTATGCGCCAAATTTTTGTTTCGAATTTTTTCACACTTTGAAATATTTTTTTCTGGTGGCAAGAGCGCGCCTCCCATGTGCCAAAGCGAATTTCTGCAAACACTGATGCAATTTTTTTAAATTTGCATACTTTCCACAATGTTATGGCTAATCTACAATATGAGGTGATTGACTTAAATACTGAAAACAAGTATGGATATCAGTGTATTAATAGGATTTGTGCGACGCGTATTCCATGTTGTCTGTGTTGTAGGCTTGTAGCCTGTTGGAACTTGGAACGCATATAGGATGGTGCAGAGGCTGGTGATCTATTCCGCTttttgaaagaaaagaaaaaagtatAACTTACCGACAAAGGGGACGATGTTCTTGTGGCGTAGCCGGTTGATGATGCTGACCTCGGCAAGAAAGTCGTCGTAGCAGCGGTTCTGCACATCGCGCGTGAACCTCTTGACCGCGACATCCATCGGTCGCTCCGTCTTTGAAGCGGAGGCCGTGAGCGTGCACCTGTACACGGTGCCGAACCCACCTCCCCCGAGCTTCATGGCTTCGTGGAAGTTACCGGTGGCCTTCTTGATGTCAGCAAATTCCACCTTGGTGGGCACCCCGGGGAGGCGCTCCATGGATCTCGCGAGTTGGTCCAGGTCCTTGTGCCACCGCCGGTACCTCGAGTTGAAGTAGCACGCCAGGCCGACGGCCATCACTGCGGTGGTAGCTACGGATCCGAGGACGGAGGACAGGATGGTCACCTTCCTTGACAGGCCTCCACCGATGTCGATGTAGGGGTAAGGGAGGAGCTGCTCGACCGTCGCGTTCCAGCGAGGTCGAGCGTTGTGTAGCTGCTCCGCCGTAGAGAGTAGGCCAAAACGGACGTACGGGTTAAAGTTGGTAATGTTCAGGCTCACCTCAGCTATGATGTTGTCAGGCTTGGGATTGGCTTGGACGTCCGTGTAGACCGACAGGCTGCGCCCCGCACTGTCGTAGTCGATCCACACGGTGTATTTGTTTGCTACCCGATCGATAGTGATATCGACAACCATGATGTCATCATAGTAGTGCTCCGTGATCGAGAGATTCGACAGCACGCCAATCCTGATAGAGACGGTGCTGCCGGAGACTGCGGCGCTCCGAGATGTAGCCTCTGGACTACCGGCTCCGGTGAGGACGAGCGGGCCATCATCTCTGGCCATCAGTTCCATCATCAGCAAGGAGGTGTTTAGCATCGACGGGAGGATGAGGAAGGCGAGGCTATCCCGGCTGGACAGCGGCTGATATGCCACGGTGGCGCTGAAGGACGCCCCATCGACCTCCAGCCCGTCGCCGCCGTCGGGTCGAAGTTGCCAGAGTCGTATCGACTGATCGACGATGGACAACACCTGGGTGTTGTTCCCGTCGGAGTCGGAGAGGTTGCCGAAGCCTCTGGATTTTTTATCGATCAGATAGAATTCGGAGCCGACGCCGGCTATGGTGTAGTTGCCCCTGAGCCGATCCTGATTGGAATCAGTGCTTCGGCACGGCCGTGCCTTCGCGCGGGAGAAGAACATGATTAATAGGAGGATGAGGATGCCGCAGAGACATGGGACAAGCTGCTTCAGCGGAAAGGTCATTCTATGTTTCGCCCGGTAGTACTTGTTAGCCCAAGTACAGACTAGCTAGTACCAGACTAAAGAAAGGAGCAGGATATCTGCCCGAAGAACACTAGTACGAGCACTAgtaaacacacacacactcacgTACTAGTGAGGAGACAGAGTGGTACTACTAGTGGAAGCTGGATGAATTGCTTGATTTTGGCTTCGTTACAAGAGAGAGAGCCGGGTCCTTTTATAGGCCCAGGATGTGCACAGCACACACACTAGAAATTACGTTGCTACTACTATAGCCATGCAAAGCCATTTCCTAGGAGTAGGGCGTTTTGgtgaccgagctccatggagccctttatttttgaaaaattcaaaattcaaactttctgacttcaaaaaattctgaaaataaatatGTAACTATACACGGATGAAATGCATGTGTGTGTAAAAATTCAAAATGAAATACTTTGAAATGCGACCTATAGAAAAAAGACAAATATCTGGACTTTGAGGATGAATAGTAACATGTGTTAAAAGGcctcagatttgtcttttttgcacagccttcatttcaacgtatttcgtcttaaaaatttacacacatgtgtgttatgcctccatgtatatctgtaatttttttgaattgtaaaaatatgaattttcatgATTTTTGTGTTTTTCAAAAACCGGCCTCCATGAGGGCCGAGCTCCAAAAGGCATTTTTGATTTCCTAGAAACTACTACCACACGAAGACTTCCAATCAAGTCTCTTGCACCAGCTAAGGAAATTAGCAGGAAACTACTAGGTAACTAACAGCCAAGCCAGCTACTGCCGCTGCTGCTGCATGCATCCGACATGCACATGCACGTCTACTGTTAGACAGGATTTAAAGCCtacagtactagctagctagcaagctgcCTCTATCGGCCTCACACTCTCACCTTAGTACGTAACTAAGCTTGGGACTTGGGTACATATACTAGTGGGTGAGGGTTGGACGCGAACTAGGAGCACTCGGCGACGATGCTTACCGGAATCTCACGCGCTGCTCTGTTGTCTAGGGATCAGTGCATAATTAGATGGAATGAATAGCTGTTGTTGAATACACCGCTCCATCGTAGATTGGCACAGTGCATTCCTGTTTGCCCGCATTAAGTTAGGGCCAAAGCCAGACTGAAAGCGCAAAGTACAACTCGTCATTTAGTGGACTGCAAGGACTATTGAGCCACCTATACTTTATATCCACCCTACTAATAACACCAGTTGTACTGGTCAAGAGGAAGACTATCGTGGCATGAATTCTGTGAGACTGCGTTTAataagagcaagtataatagagctgagtcagcgagcTATAAGAAATAAAATAGTATATTTCTTCTTAGTTGAaggaaagaaaagagaagagagaaggtAAGTGGGCTCTTCGTGaaaagccagctctagcacgtgcttctAGACACTTTGTAAGAATGAAAAATggaccacataataaaaaagtagtacacttttTGATGAAAGCGGACTAAGAGCACTCGGCGACCCGGCATACTGAAATCACGCCCGCTCCCATGCTAGCTTGGGATGCGTGCGTCTTATGACGAAATGTTTTCTTGACTGAGACGTAGTACACCGGTACAATTCATGCATGTGCATTGCCATTTAATATGTTGCAAGCAGGGCTACATTGCATTAATTCATGGAGACTAGATGCAAACAGGGCTACATTGCATTAATTCATGGAGACTAGATGAGCAGGACGGGAACGACGGCCATTCCATGCTTGACGGCGACGAGGACGAACGACGTACGGGCGGCTGGAGGAAGCGGTCAGCTCAAGTCGTGCTAGGGAGCGGTGCTGGCGGCGGTGACACTGTCGCTAACTGTGGTCACGCGGAACATGAAGTCGGTGCCCAAGGCAGACACAGTGTGCAAACGATGTGCACAGAACATGGCATGCACGGACGACAGCTACCTCGATTTGATCACTATGGATGTCATAGCCTTCCACCTGGTTTTCTTCTCACATGTTGTCAATGGCCCCTAGAACGCGTGACTTGATATCAGCGGACAGGGCAAACATGGTGTCGCCGGGCGCCGGCAGTGACTCCGGAGGACGAGACATGATCTTCCCATTTCATGTATAGCAAGCATAAGTGGGGAAGAAGGTGCAGGAGTTGTAGAAAGGAATCAGGGGAAGGATTGATGGGGAAGAAGGTGAGTGGTGGACTGGTGGGGAGAAGAATGTGGTgggtgggaggcttgcaagcattgATTGGATTACTGGCTTGTTGGGCGCTAGTTGTTGAGGAAATTGACCGTGTGTGGACTGTATCTGACAATGTCAGTACATTGAATACTGTCATAGATACATGCCCTGTAAATTTCTAATAGTCTGGCTATTATAGAAGATGTGGATCCCGAGGCTACTTAATGGGTGAGATTTCGGTGAAGTGAGTCGCCGAGTGCTCCTACCCATTTTCGAATTTTTGATCTActattatacatgttggctataagatgggttgtagatgacatgacactggcttatagccagcagctagcTATACTATTAATCATGCTCTAAAATAAAAACTATGTATTGCTATCTAATGAAAATAAAGCTATATGTTCATCCAAGCAGATCGTACGTTATTAACACAAGTCTGTCTTTCACTATCTTATTTTCCTCCAAGGAAATCAGGGGTTgttttggttccaataagtcacctgacttataagtcaggtgacttaaaaccggCGACTTATAAGTCATgtctgtttggttgtcacctgacttctAAGTCACCTGAGCACACCTTTCCACCTTGTTTTTTATGTAAAGGTGGTGGGAACCAtgcaaaagggggtgacttataagttttaagttggggtggatcaacttatgacttataagttggggtgacttataagttagatccgtttggcaaaataagtcactttttacacttttcgacttataagttagtgacttatttggaaccaaacaggccctcaaTACGCAAGCGAGACGCATGCATGGTTGTGATTCCTGGTCTAATTTCTTTGAATATGGTAGCACCAAGCAAAGGGGACCCACACCTAGGCATGCAGGGTCTGTTGGTTCAGACGTAGAGCATTAACTAACGAGTGTCGTGTGAAACGCACCCTAATAATGCCTTGGACACGAAAGTCTGTACCAAGAATTCTAGCGCCAGATTTATTGTCAACCAAATTTTTATAGGAGTACTTTATATCACCTGACCATATGTAAAAATTCAAAAAGGTGTGTACTCGTTGTAAAAAAACCAAACTACAGTCCTCTGTTCAAGAGGTGAAACCCCTGCACTGCTGATAAATGAATTTGCTGTCCAGTCAGGTAATATAAACCCAAACAGATCAACTAGGATGGCTAGAACAAAAATATACATTATTATCAGCGTGGTTGTGCAAACTGAGGAACGACGAGAAGATATCAGTCAGGTGACCTTGACACAGACGAACAACAGAGCAAGGAGATTAAGCACTAAAAGAGCAATGATGGGGGAAATTTCCAACCTTCACAGATGAGTGGAAGCGGTGGTTCTTCACCTAGGCCAACGGGAGCAAGAACCATCTAGAGAAACAAGGAAATGGATGGGCTCTCGAGTTGTGGGCATCAAATGCATATAAAATAGTGTGAAGGAAGAAAAATATGAGGGAAAAGTGAGGAGGGGCCAGTTGGAAGGACGAGGATGTAAATTTGGTAAGCGTTTTCTACCTATCTGAGTAGGCCGCGTCTGCGTGTTTATATAGGATGGAAACAGCCTTCATCACGGCATGTACAGGATCTGATTGTTACATACGTGGGAAACAAGAAGAAGGAAAGTA
This portion of the Triticum dicoccoides isolate Atlit2015 ecotype Zavitan chromosome 7A, WEW_v2.0, whole genome shotgun sequence genome encodes:
- the LOC119334259 gene encoding probable L-type lectin-domain containing receptor kinase S.7 — its product is MTFPLKQLVPCLCGILILLLIMFFSRAKARPCRSTDSNQDRLRGNYTIAGVGSEFYLIDKKSRGFGNLSDSDGNNTQVLSIVDQSIRLWQLRPDGGDGLEVDGASFSATVAYQPLSSRDSLAFLILPSMLNTSLLMMELMARDDGPLVLTGAGSPEATSRSAAVSGSTVSIRIGVLSNLSITEHYYDDIMVVDITIDRVANKYTVWIDYDSAGRSLSVYTDVQANPKPDNIIAEVSLNITNFNPYVRFGLLSTAEQLHNARPRWNATVEQLLPYPYIDIGGGLSRKVTILSSVLGSVATTAVMAVGLACYFNSRYRRWHKDLDQLARSMERLPGVPTKVEFADIKKATGNFHEAMKLGGGGFGTVYRCTLTASASKTERPMDVAVKRFTRDVQNRCYDDFLAEVSIINRLRHKNIVPFVVIPNENGSQYGWSYNKGEPLLVFEFMTNGSLDQHLFPKVSNGTGLQQAQRTGTAIRQWATRYGIVRDIATGLHYVHHEYEPMVLHRDIKASNVMLDSSYRARLGDFGLACIVDVGRNSATGVGGTWGYIAPEYAMCGKATRQTDIYALGVLILEVVTGQRALIRQTVDEGDAQITDRVWRLHRERRLMECVDAVLIAGSSPDEDPQHAGGDAERLLLLGLACSSPNPSDRPSMPEVVQVIAKSAPPPEVPLMKPIFMWPPPKGAAWGADDSTGTWMMNNLDGSITSTERQSKSLTAVSHRRATGGHASFQLEP